A window of the Linepithema humile isolate Giens D197 chromosome 4, Lhum_UNIL_v1.0, whole genome shotgun sequence genome harbors these coding sequences:
- the LOC136999519 gene encoding uncharacterized protein, whose product MNAGIRLICERTIATTYHFRRRGYTVIEKWECAFDREMTENREMREFLQNHPMIEIEPLNPRDAFYDGRTGNIVTRYEITDTEKIRYVDVCSLYPYVLKTGVFPIGHPTVYVAEECSTLIGIGPCYNFDSVEGLVRCRVLPPSDLFHPVLPYRVREKLLFALCRSCCETFSHDECTHEPSEREFKGTWVLLELRKAIDKDYLVTRVCEIWQYITARYDPDTQQGGLFTEYIYTFLKLKQEASGWPSECEDDMSKEQYLRDYEKTEGVVLDKQNIAKNPGLCLVAKLCLNSFWGKGHSRISI is encoded by the coding sequence ATGAACGCGGGGATACGATTGATTTGCGAGCGTACCATCGCAACAACGTATCATTTTCGAAGACGGGGGTACACGGTAATAGAGAAGTGGGAATGCGCCTTCGATCGCGAGATGACGGAAAATAGGGAAATGCGCGAATTTTTACAGAATCACCCGATGATAGAGATTGAGCCGCTCAACCCACGCGATGCGTTCTACGATGGACGCACGGGGAATATCGTGACGCGGTACGAGATTACGGATACAGAGAAGATACGTTACGTGGATGTGTGTTCTCTGTACCCGTACGTACTGAAGACCGGAGTTTTCCCGATCGGACATCCCACGGTGTACGTCGCGGAGGAATGCTCGACTCTAATCGGCATAGGTCCgtgttacaattttgattCCGTCGAAGGTCTCGTGCGTTGCAGGGTACTCCCTCCGAGCGATCTCTTTCACCCCGTATTACCCTATCGCGTGCGTGAAAAGCTGCTATTCGCGTTGTGTCGCAGTTGTTGCGAAACATTTTCACACGATGAATGTACCCACGAGCCGTCTGAGCGAGAATTCAAGGGTACGTGGGTATTGCTTGAATTGCGCAAAGCCATCGACAAAGATTATCTCGTAACAAGGGTTTGTGAGATTTGGCAATACATCACAGCTCGCTACGATCCCGATACACAGCAGGGCGGATTATTCAcggaatatatatacacatttttaaaattgaaacaagaaGCCAGCGGATGGCCGAGCGAGTGTGAGGATGACATGTCTAAAGAACAATATCTTCGCGACTACGAGAAAACCGAGGGTGTCGTTCTCGATAAGCAAAACATCGCAAAAAATCCTGGTTTGTGCTTGGTCGCGAAGCtatgtttaaattctttttggggGAAAGGGCATAGCAGAATAAGCATATGA